In one Capricornis sumatraensis isolate serow.1 chromosome 1, serow.2, whole genome shotgun sequence genomic region, the following are encoded:
- the TM4SF1 gene encoding transmembrane 4 L6 family member 1, translated as MCYGRCARCIGHSLVWLAILCIVANILLYFPNGETKYASDNHLSRFVWFFSGILGGGLLMFLPAFTFIGLEQEDCCGCCGHENCGKRCAMLSSILAALIGTGGSGYCVIVAALALEEGPRCMDASGRWNYTFANTEGDYLLDSSTWSQCVEPKHIVEWNVSLFSILLALGGIEFILCLIQVINGMLGGVCGYCSSRQQQYDC; from the exons ATGTGCTACGGAAGATGCGCGCGATGCATCGGACATTCGCTGGTGTGGCTCGCCATCCTCTGCATTGTCGCTAATATTTTGCTTTACTTCCCTAATGGGGAAACCAAGTATGCTTCTGATAACCATCTCAGCCGCTTCGTGTGGTTCTTCTCCGGTATCCTGGGAGGGGGCTTGCTG ATGTTCCTGCCAGCATTCACCTTCATTGGGCTGGAACAGGAAGACTGCTGCGGGTGCTGTGGCCATGAAAACTGTGGCAAGAGATGTGCG ATGCTGTCTTCTATACTGGCTGCACTCATTGGAACTGGAGGCTCTGGCTACTGTGTCATTGTGGCTGCGCTGGCCTTAGAGGAAGGACCAAGATGCATGGATGCCAGTGGCCGGTGGAACTATACCTTTGCCAACACAGAGGGAGA TTACCTCCTGGATAGCTCCACATGGTCCCAATGCGTCGAACCCAAGCATATAGTGGAATGGAATGTCTCTCTGTTTTCGATCCTCTTGGCACTTGGTGGGATTGAATTCATCTTGTGTCTCATTCAAGTAATAAACGGAATGCTTGGAGGTGTCTGTGGTTATTGTTCCTCTCGCCAACAG cAATATGACTGCTAG